A single window of Gossypium arboreum isolate Shixiya-1 chromosome 13, ASM2569848v2, whole genome shotgun sequence DNA harbors:
- the LOC108461919 gene encoding putative disease resistance protein RGA4: MAETFLFDIAERVLAKIGHLSVDEVRLAFNVKTDLKKLEDIMISIKAVLLDAERQQHQNEKLRLCMWKLRDIFYDAEDLIDDFKCEALRKQDAINHPNINNLKVRVLGSFRLPFSFYLKIAHKIKDINGRLGELATEWNSFGLRQCNDSRHVFCRETISFVDSSDVIGRDEDKENIISMLMKPSEDRNVPVIPVVGIGGLGKTTLAQFVYNDDRVTSLFPLKIWICVSEEFDLSRLLKLIIQSVNKGERCDDSTLDALQARLRSLLNDKKFLIVLDDVWNENQAKWVELRNFLRSTNGFSPSKIIVTTRSLKVASIMSSIPPYILEGLPLEDCLTLFTKWAFNDGDERHYPNLIRIGEEIVKKCKGVPLAVRTLGSLLFQKTDESDWIYIRESEIWRLEQHENDILPVLKMSYNHLPSHLQRCFAFLSLYKKDEIYYSDRVIRLWMANGLLEHPKQNQEWEDVGKRYLNELLSRCLIQMEYDFGLYFNFKMHDLVHDLALDVSQKECKTVNSKTETVDENVRHLLLCEQKLVEVPRVLEEMKNVRTLIIQDVSKASINESLINLCVSNFKYLRALALRRSPLRALPNCIGTLKHLRDLDLAHCGGIQKLPSSFDKLRSLQSLNLEGSGLKLLPDSVQRLIELRHLEMTVEAKHLKEIRAGCWTSLQYLRLGWCKELECLPEGMQYLKSLRTLVLVFCHKLVSLPRSLKFLTKLEHLEIKYCQKINLEMEVEEEEDKDLQLSLKTFSLLELNALRDLPRLLLQGSSSTLQQLQICWCPNLSVLPARLLNLTSLHKLEIVGCIKLSAQLEGIERLTNLTELTIHGCPELSKRYRENAGKDWHKFAHIQKVVIKNEICNKIIFSL, from the coding sequence ATGGCGGAAACGTTTCTGTTCGATATTGCAGAAAGGGTTCTCGCCAAAATTGGCCATCTCTCTGTAGACGAAGTTCGCTTGGCGTTTAATGTCAAAACCGATCTGAAAAAGCTGGAGGATATCATGATCAGCATTAAAGCTGTGCTCTTGGATGCCGAGCGGCAACAGCACCAAAATGAAAAGCTGCGCCTCTGTATGTGGAAGCTCAGAGACATCTTTTACGATGCTGAGGACCTTATTGACGATTTCAAGTGTGAAGCTCTCCGCAAACAGGACGCCATCAATCATCCCAACATCAACAACTTAAAGGTGCGAGTTTTAGGTTCCTTTCGTTTGCCTTTTTCATTCTATTTAAAAATAGCTCATAAAATCAAAGACATCAATGGGAGACTAGGCGAACTTGCCACTGAGTGGAACAGCTTTGGTCTAAGACAGTGTAACGACAGCAGACATGTTTTTTGCAGAGAGACCATCTCTTTTGTGGATTCTTCTGATGTTATTGGTAGAGATGAGGATAAAGAGAACATTATTAGTATGTTGATGAAACCAAGTGAGGATCGAAATGTGCCTGTCATTCCCGTTGTTGGAATTGGGGGTTTAGGAAAAACCACGCTGGCGCAATTTGTATACAATGATGATCGAGTTACTAGCCTTTTTCCTTTGAAGATATGGATCTGTGTTTCTGAGGAATTTGATCTTTCTAGATTGCTCAAGCTGATTATTCAATCTGTAAATAAAGGAGAAAGATGTGATGATTCAACACTTGATGCCTTGCAAGCTCGTTTGAGAAGCCTTTTGAATGATAAGAAGTTCTTGATCGTCCTGGATGATGTATGGAATGAAAATCAAGCAAAATGGGTTGAGTTAAGAAATTTTTTGAGATCGACGAATGGATTTTCTCCGAGCAAAATTATTGTCACCACTCGGAGTTTGAAGGTGGCCTCGATAATGAGTTCAATTCCCCCTTATATATTGGAAGGTCTCCCTCTTGAAGACTGTTTGACTTTATTTACAAAATGGGCTTTTAATGATGGTGATGAGAGACATTATCCAAATCTCATTAGAATCGGGGAGGAGATTGTGAAAAAATGCAAAGGGGTTCCTTTGGCAGTAAGAACTTTGGGAAGCCTACTGTTTCAGAAAACGGATGAATCTGATTGGATCTATATAAGGGAGAGTGAAATATGGAGACTTGAGCAACATGAAAACGATATTTTACCAGTATTGAAGATGAGTTACAATCATTTGCCATCTCATTTGCAACGATGTTTTGCATTTTTGTCCTTGTACAAAAAGGATGAGATCTATTATAGTGATAGAGTCATCCGTCTTTGGATGGCAAATGGACTCCTTGAGCATCCAAAGCAAAATCAAGAGTGGGAGGATGTTGGCAAACGATATTTGAATGAATTACTTTCAAGGTGTCTCATCCAAATGGagtatgattttggcttgtatTTTAACTTCAAAATGCATGATTTGGTACATGATCTTGCATTAGATGTGTCTCAAAAAGAGTGTAAAACAGTGAATTCTAAAACAGAGACGGTTGATGAAAATGTTCGACATTTATTATTATGTGAACAGAAGTTGGTTGAAGTTCCACGTGTTTTGGAGGAAATGAAAAATGTTCGAACACTAATCATCCAAGATGTTTCAAAGGCATCTATTAATGAATCACTTATAAATCTGTGTGTCTCCAATTTCAAGTATCTACGAGCATTAGCATTAAGAAGGTCACCATTGAGGGCTTTACCGAATTGCATTGGTACCTTGAAGCATTTACGAGACCTTGACTTGGCCCATTGTGGGGGTATACAGAAACTTCCGAGTTCTTTCGATAAGCTTCGCAGCTTGCAATCGTTAAATTTGGAAGGTAGTGGTTTGAAGCTGTTGCCTGACAGCGTGCAAAGGTTGATTGAGCTTAGACATCTAGAAATGACCGTTGAAGCTAAGCATTTGAAAGAAATAAGAGCAGGATGTTGGACTTCTCTTCAATACTTGAGATTGGGTTGGTGTAAGGAATTGGAATGTTTACCAGAAGGAATGCAGTATCTGAAGTCACTTCGGACACTTGTTCTGGTTTTTTGTCATAAACTTGTCTCATTGCCACGGAGCCTGAAATTCCTAACCAAGTTAGAACACCTTGAAATAAAGTATTGCCAGAAAATCAATTTAGAAATGGAAGTAGAAGAGGAAGAAGACAAAGACCTTCAGTTGAGCCTTAAAACTTTCTCACTCTTGGAGTTAAATGCCTTGAGAGATTTGCCACGGTTGCTTCTTCAAGGATCTTCTTCCACTTTGCAGCAATTACAAATTTGTTGGTGTCCCAACTTGTCCGTTCTACCAGCACGGCTACTgaatctcacttctcttcataaACTTGAGATTGTGGGTTGCATAAAATTGTCAGCTCAACTGGAGGGAATAGAACGCCTCACCAACCTTACAGAATTGACAATTCACGGATGTCCGGAGTTGAGCAAAAGATACAGAGAAAATGCGGGTAAAGATTGGCACAAATTTGCTCACATCCAAAAGGTTGTTATTAAGAACGAAATCTGTAACAAAATTATATTTTCTTTATAA